The following are encoded in a window of Panicum virgatum strain AP13 chromosome 5N, P.virgatum_v5, whole genome shotgun sequence genomic DNA:
- the LOC120675025 gene encoding uncharacterized protein LOC120675025 — MGSRREEERNEKIIRGLMKLPPNRKCINCNSVGPQYVCTNFWTFICLSCSGIHREFTHRVKSVSMSKFTTQEVRTLEQGGNQRARDIYLKDWDWQRMRLPVNTNPDKIREFIRTVYVDKKYAGGSSYKPATDNESVKSNENEMRRPNSYHSYSQSPPYDFQYEDRRYGKQVDTLARRPSDRALFDGKLGNFLFSPGRLRDQMNEDRFANESSGSRFSDFSASSTGDFRNDVLSPSSQETGYSSPSVHHSRNVSAENPQSQKYPNASSQIDLNGVRRPQRTASSGSFGSFDGSSVSNKSVESGYPPDAPTEKSVHSAVNHQIVASPVANSTQLYTSPPSNHNLICQKSADLGSQTTPTKNPVQHGGVHTEAVVSWPAPAQPTTFTPLDLFDQSTVQQPVTSDAQIDLFAGLNEQSSASHNLGSHSDVAKEPSPNVVVQTAVVPSAEAQIDLFAGFNEQSSSSHNLGSHSDVAKEPAHNVVVQKAVVPSAEALTTSHPARQDLFSLPIVQEPATSSPPPPIDLFAGFDQQLPNLSNAQQIPSAAPLPANGGWAFFDAQRGSSTSVSNVQAQMPAAFPPSDDIAKGIDQSTSLTSPPNAIGSQSTLSMMDNWSLNTEEVKISVPKENSPPWNAFGESTQSASNNLFTFNTMSQVAPHQFITPGASYVEPRNPQDLARSETERPTPGDMFSGFNVSPVEMAGPLFPAPLQSHLGGMVSHPGNSTNPFDIAFESDVDTNNMFMDLTSLQDTLPDLHTTTDYSGSLAQPWVSQNSTMPYIHSGPQGGLSYVAGQDSRMLSSTQQGPFPPRNPFEKECTEVYLAGIAEIFFPKQQDVPTTHLTDSPPTVIARPAMRPFHPPRPNPNQPHRGRPGGDPGPPHLHGAPMHPAFPPPVPNLAAAAANPMAAAAAAAANPFLALQLLGQAQQLQNLGFLAAAALQQQQQQQQYQQAPFFPGGFPPNPNQFAPYTGGPPPASFNGGGAFRPGGAGVCGPRPPGPMMSPARKGSNSNSGSGGTPKPIPILNVARKDYNNSCGAPRPILNDVRKDRNNSGGGNGEVNHFENKADGISNFASENGNKTTDQRVRFNSGRDLRDGRQFGAPRGRGRGKHYNQGRGRGNNNWGDTKSNFMRHESPASGRRSDAPALASGGSRKRPPLIYDANEVKQWVEARKKNYPTSVNISKKLSESQSENQNKDKDAQLRRQELKEILAKQQELGFELPELPPGYLSESEDQGNEKKSNWKTQRRDSRFGNRANTSKRMRYEGGEFQSKRSKVWNRTPNGDGAMAKSREPTLLQKLLSSDIKRDRHRLLHTFKFMALNNFFEDWADKPLQFPIVKVNQIEIENNIPTGDFDDFENAEMAKDMRLDTNENGDSKEMSSIDEEISIADQDDGEEDGASVDRSDEDGVEDAYEEQFNEPEHDAAA, encoded by the exons CCGTGAGTTCACTCACCGTGTTAAATCAGTGTCAATGTCCAAATTTACAACCCAGGAAGTGCGGACTCTTGAACAGGGGGGTAATCAG CGAGCTCGCGACATCTACCTAAAGGACTGGGATTGGCAACGAATGAGGTTGCCTGTCAATAC CAATCCGGATAAGATAAGGGAATTTATCAGGACTGTTTATGTGGACAAGAAGTATGCTGGTGGGTCCTCTTACAAGCCAGCAACAGATAATGAG AGTGTAAAAAGCAATGAAAATGAAATGAGAAGACCTAACTCCTATCACTCATACTCCCAAAGCCCACCTTATGATTTTCAGTATGAAGATAGAAGATATGGTAAGCAAGTTGACACGCTTGCTCGAAGGCCTTCAGATAGGGCACTCTTCGATGGGAAGCTCGGCAACTTTCTATTCAGTCCAGGTCGTTTGCGAGATCAGATGAATGAAGACCGATTTGCTAATGAAAGTTCAGGGTCAAGGTTTTCTGACTTTTCAGCCTCAAGCACTGGTGACTTTAGAAATGATGTCCTTTCTCCTAGCTCTCAAGAGACAGGGTACAGTAGTCCCTCCGTGCATCATTCAAGAAACGTCTCTGCTGAAAATCCTCAATCCCAGAAGTATCCTAATGCAAGTTCACAAATAGATTTGAACGGAGTTCGACGCCCGCAG CGAACAGCTTCTTCTGGAAGTTTTGGATCATTTGATGGTAGCTCAGTGTCCAACAAATCAGTTGAATCAGGTTACCCGCCTGATGCACCAACAGAAAAGTCAGTGCATTCTGCAGTAAACCATCAGATTGTGGCTTCTCCTGTGGCAAATTCAACACAACTATATACCTCTCCACCCAGCAACCACAACTTGATATGTCAGAAATCTGCTGACTTAGGTAGCCAAACCACTCCCACGAAGAACCCTGTGCAACATGGTGGAGTTCATACTGAAGCTGTGGTGTCGTGGCCTGCCCCAGCACAACCAACGACTTTCACACCTCTTGACCTCTTTGATCAATCAACTGTGCAACAACCTGTCACTTCTGATGCACAGATAGATCTGTTTGCTGGCTTAAATGAACAGTCATCAGCTTCTCATAATTtaggcagtcattctgatgttGCCAAAGAACCTTCCCCTAATGTTGTCGTTCAGACGGCTGTGGTACCATCAGCTGAAGCACAGATAGATCTGTTTGCTGGCTTTAATGAACAGTCATCATCTTCTCATAATTTAGGCAGTCATTCCGATGTTGCCAAAGAACCTGCCCATAATGTTGTCGTTCAGAAGGCCGTGGTACCATCAGCTGAAGCACTCACCACATCCCATCCTGCTCGCCAAGATCTCTTCAGTCTGCCAATTGTGCAGGAACCAGCAACTTCCTCACCCCCTCCGCCAATAGATCTGTTTGCTGGCTTTGACCAACAACTGCCAAATTTGTCTAATGCTCAGCAAATTCCATCAGCGGCTCCATTGCCTGCTAATGGTGGATGGGCTTTCTTTGATGCACAACGTGGATCTTCAACATCTGTTTCAAATGTGCAAGCTCAGATGCCTGCTGCATTTCCTCCATCTGATGATATTGCTAAAGGAATTGATCAATCAACATCACTAACTTCACCACCAAATGCCATTGGGTCACAAAGTACTCTGTCTATGATGGATAACTGGAGTTTAAATACTGAAGAAGTGAAGATTTCTGTCCCCAAAGAAAATTCTCCG CCTTGGAATGCCTTTGGTGAATCAACTCAGAGCGCATCAAATAATTTGTTCACATTCAACACTATGTCTCAAGTAGCGCCTCATCAATTTATTACACCCGGTGCTTCATATGTTGAACCCAGAAATCCACAG GATTTAGCTAGGAGTGAGACTGAAAGGCCAACTCCTGGGGATATGTTTTCTGGTTTCAACGTTTCACCTGTTGAGATGGCTGGACCATTGTTTCCTGCACCGCTTCAATCCCATTTG GGCGGCATGGTGTCTCATCCTGGAAATTCAACAAATCCATTTGACATAGCATTTGAATCTGATGTTGACACCAACAACATG tttatgGATTTGACCTCGCTACAGGATACATTACCAGATCTTCATACCACCACCGATTATTCTGGGAGCTTAGCACAGCCATGGGTTTCTCAGAATTCTACTATGCCATACATTCATTCTGGGCCTCAAG GAGGATTATCCTACGTGGCTGGACAAGACTCTCGCATGTT GAGTTCGACTCAACAAGGACCTTTTCCACCTAGGAATCCATTTGA AAAGGAATGCACAGAAGTCTATCTGGCAGGCATTGCTGAAATTTTTTTCCCCAAGCAACAAGATGTGCCCACTACTCACCTGACTGAT TCCCCACCCACCGTCATAGCGCGGCCAGCCATGCGCCCGTTCCACCCTCCCCGCCCCAACCCTAACCAGCCCCACCGCGGGCGGCCAGGCGGCGACCCGGGCCCGCctcacctccacggcgcccccaTGCACCCTGCCTTCCCGCCGCCCGTCcccaacctcgccgccgccgccgccaatcccatggctgcggcagcggcagcggcggccaacCCTTTCCTCGCGCTGCAGCTTCTCGGCCAGGCGCAGCAGCTTCAGAACCTcggcttcctcgccgccgcggcgctccagcagcagcagcagcaacagcaataCCAGCAGGCGCCGTTCTTCCCGGGAGGGTTCCCGCCGAACCCCAACCAGTTCGCGCCCTACACGGGCGGCCCGCCGCCAGCCAGTTTCAACGGCGGCGGGGCGTTTCGGCCCGGCGGTGCTGGGGTTTGCGGGCCGCGGCCGCCCGGGCCCATGATGAGCCCTGCAAGGAAGGGTTCCAACAGCAACTCCGGTAGCGGTGGAACCCCGAAGCCGATTCCAATTCTCAATGTTGCGAGGAAGGACTACAACAACAGCTGTGGTGCGCCGAGGCCAATTCTCAACGATGTGAGGAAGGACCGGAATAACAGTGGTGGTGGCAACGGCGAG GTAAACCACTTTGAGAATAAAGCAGATGGCATATCTAATTTTGCATCTGAAAATGGGAACAAAACAACAGATCAGAGAGTCCGATTTAACTCTGGAAGAGATCTTAGAGATGGCAGGCAATTTGGTGCACCTAGAGGGAGGGGAAGAGGAAAGCACTATAATCAAGGTCGTGGAAGAG GAAACAACAATTGGGGAGACACAAAATCCAACTTCATGAGACACGAAAGTCCAGCATCAGGACGTCGCAGTGATGCTCCAGCTCTAGCATCAGGCGGAAGCCGAAA GCGACCTCCTTTAATCTATGATGCAAATGAAGTTAAACAGTGGGTAGAAGCACGCAAGAAGAACTACCCTACAAGCGTCAATATAAGCAAG AAGTTGTCTGAGAGTCAGTCAGAAAATCAAAACAAGGACAAAGATGCCCAGCTGCGACGCCAG GAACTGAAGGAAATCCTAGCAAAGCAGCAAGAACTGGGTTTTGAATTACCTGAGTTACCACCTGGCTATCTATCTGAAAGTGAGGATCAAGGCAATGAAAAGAAAAGTAACTGGAAAACTCAACGCAGGGATTCTCGTTTTGGAAATCGTGCCAATACTAGCAAAAGAATGAGGTATGAGGGTGGAGAGTTTCAGTCTAAAAGATCCAAGGTATGGAACCGTACTCCTAACGGTGATGGAGCAATGGCTAAGAGCAGGGAACCGACCCTCCTACAGAAGCTACTTAGCTCCGATATCAAGAGGGACAGGCATAGGCTTCTTCACACGTTCAAATTCATGGCCTTGAACAATTTCTTTGAGGACTGGGCTGATAAGCCGCTGCAGTTTCCCATTGTTAAGGTGAACCAGATTGAAATCGAAAATAATATTCCCACAGGTGACTTTGATGACTTTGAGAATGCTGAGATGGCCAAGGACATGAGACTCGATACAAATGAAAATGGTGATAGCAAGGAGATGAGCTCGATCGATGAAGAAATTAGTATCGCCGACCAGGACGATGGCGAAGAGGATGGTGCTAGTGTGGACAGAAGTGACGAGGATGGGGTCGAGGATGCATATGAAGAGCAGTTTAACGAACCAGAACATGATGCCGCTGCATGA
- the LOC120673453 gene encoding non-specific lipid transfer protein GPI-anchored 2-like, translating to MAMVPRLLVAAAAVALAFAMAAAQGPAAAPGPAPGISDECLNAVLNMSDCLTYVTNGSTVRHPDKACCPELAGLLESHPICLCQLLAGGADSYGVSVDYKRALALPGICRLTAPPVSACAAFGVPIPAGLVPTAAPSPMSSSGLSPSIGPEVPANTPAGSAAKSSNHAPRRVTAGGLAALAALPLAVAAAAGML from the exons ATGGCGATGGTGCCGCGGTTgcttgtggcggcggcggccgtggcgctggcgttcgcgatggcggcggcgcagggcccggcggcggccccggggCCGGCGCCCGGGATCAGCGACGAGTGCCTGAACGCGGTGCTCAACATGTCGGACTGCCTGACGTACGTGACGAACGGGAGCACGGTGCGGCACCCGGACAAGGCCTGCTGCCCGGAGCTGGCGGGGCTGCTCGAGTCCCACCCCATCTGCCTCTGCcagctgctcgccggcggcgccgactCCTACGGCGTCAGCGTCGACTACAagcgcgcgctcgcgctccccggCATCTGCCGCctcaccgcgccgcccgtcAGCGCGTGCGCAG CGTTCGGAGTCCCTATCCCTGCAGGACTGGTGCCTACTGCAGCGCCCTCGCCCATGTCATCATCAGGCCTCTCTCCTTCCATCGGCCCAGAAGTGCCTG CGAACACGCCGGCCGGCTCGGCCGCGAAGTCGTCGAACCACGCCCCGCGCCGCGTcaccgccggcggcctcgccgccctcgccgcgctgcccctcgccgtcgcggccgccgccgggatgCTCTag
- the LOC120673452 gene encoding type I inositol polyphosphate 5-phosphatase 10-like isoform X2, giving the protein MASTGGEKMKGCGPKLFNAKGKKAAKSTDNRSCHAAEPGPSSSKVALSPPLRTLSVRSMRLSHFLAQSSNNTTTEPIRIFVSTWNVGGKTPTAALNLDDFLPPDDKSDIYVLGFQEIVPLNAGNVLVIEDNEPAARWLVLINQALNRPADVDANVFQHEPSPSVDSSSSRASSSLDTSFSDLSKTASGAAIFQKSLLKAISKSFMPVRRKQLKACNCPVEMTKTSYRDACFRCPKAYADETDSSEEDEEEEVKDKEKSRDSYGSVTDGISSAPAARDQLKYNLIVCKQMVGIFVTVWVKKELVQHIGHLRKSCIGRGILGCLGNKGCISVSMTLHQTSFCFVCSHLASGQKEGDEFRRNSDVLEILRLTMFSRICRRSGRKIPEKILEHDKVIWLGDLNYRIALSYADTKKLLMENNWDALFEKDQLKIERDAGRVFKGWNEGKIYFAPTYKYSFNSDAYAGETATSKKKRRTPAWCDRILWRGDGIMQLSYYRGESRFSDHRPVCGTFVVEVEVLNQRTKRRSSNADMRIGAEELLPTGKGKGTARNVTLPRV; this is encoded by the exons TCTAAAGTGGCATTATCTCCCCCCTTAAGAACACTTTCAG TTAGGAGCATGCGTCTCAGCCATTTCCTTGCCCAATCTTCAAATAACACTACAACTGAACCCATCAG AATATTTGTTTCCACCTGGAATGTTGGAGGAAAAACCCCTACTGCTGCATTGAACCTTGACGATTTTCTTCCACCCGATGACAAGTCAGATATTTATGTTTTGGG TTTTCAGGAAATTGTTCCCCTCAATGCTGGTAATGTGCTTGTCATAGAAGACAATGAACCAGCTGCTAGATGGCTTGTTCTTATAAACCAAGCACTAAACCGACCAGCTGACGTTGATGCCAACGTCTTTCAGCATGAGCCGTCTCCTTCTGTtgattcttcttcctctcgagCTTCATCAAGTCTTGATACATCATTCTCTGACCTATCAAAAACAGCAAGTGGTGCCGCAATCTTCCAAAAGTCCTTGCTAAAAGCGATTAGCAAATCTTTCATGCCAGTCCGCAGAAAACAACTTAAGGCCTGCAATTGCCCGGTAGAAATGACCAAAACATCCTACAGGGATGCTTGCTTTCGGTGCCCAAAAGCCTATGCAGATGAGACGGATTCCTCtgaagaggatgaagaagaggaagtGAAAGACAAAGAGAAATCAAGGGACTCTTATGGCTCTGTGACCGATGGAATTAGTTCTGCTCCTGCTGCAAGGGATCAACTAAAATATAATCTCATAGTGTGCAAACAAATGGTTGGCATTTTTGTTACTGTGTGGGTGAAAAAAGAACTAGTACAGCATATTGGCCATCTAAGAAAATCTTGCATAGGGCGCGGAATTCTGGGCTGTCTTGGAAACAAG GGATGTATATCAGTAAGCATGACACTGCACCAGACGAGCTTTTGTTTCGTCTGCAGCCATTTGGCTTCAGGCCAGAAAGAAGGTGATGAATTCAGGAGAAATTCGGATGTTCTAGAGATACTGAGGCTCACAATGTTTTCTAGGATTTGTCGGAGATCTGGAAGAAAAATCCCAGAGAAAATTCTTGAACATGA CAAGGTGATATGGCTCGGGGATCTGAACTACCGCATTGCACTGAGCTATGCGGACACCAAGAAACTTTTGATGGAAAATAATTGGGATGCCCTTTTTGAAAAGGATCAG CTTAAAATTGAACGAGATGCTGGGCGAGTTTTTAAGGGTTGGAATGAAGGGAAGATATATTTTGCTCCAACGTACAAGTACTCATTTAACTCAGATGCTTATGCTGGTGAGACTGCAACATCAAAGAAAAAGAGGAGAACACCAGCATG GTGTGATAGAATATTGTGGCGTGGGGATGGTATCATGCAATTATCCTACTACCGTGGAGAGTCTAGATTTTCTGACCATCGTCCAGTTTGTGGAACCTTCGTTGTTGAGGTCGAGGTACTTAACCAAAGGACAAAGAGGCGCTCATCAAATGCTGACATGAGAATTGGTGCTGAAGAGCTCTTACCAACGGGCAAGGGTAAAG GCACTGCACGAAATGTGACCTTGCCTAGAGTATGA
- the LOC120673452 gene encoding type I inositol polyphosphate 5-phosphatase 10-like isoform X3: MASTGGEKMKGCGPKLFNAKGKKAAKSTDNRSCHAAEPGPSSSKVALSPPLRTLSEVRSMRLSHFLAQSSNNTTTEPIRIFVSTWNVGGKTPTAALNLDDFLPPDDKSDIYVLGFQEIVPLNAGNVLVIEDNEPAARWLVLINQALNRPADVDANVFQHEPSPSVDSSSSRASSSLDTSFSDLSKTASGAAIFQKSLLKAISKSFMPVRRKQLKACNCPVEMTKTSYRDACFRCPKAYADETDSSEEDEEEEVKDKEKSRDSYGSVTDGISSAPAARDQLKYNLIVCKQMVGIFVTVWVKKELVQHIGHLRKSCIGRGILGCLGNKGCISVSMTLHQTSFCFVCSHLASGQKEGDEFRRNSDVLEILRLTMFSRICRRSGRKIPEKILEHDKVIWLGDLNYRIALSYADTKKLLMENNWDALFEKDQLKIERDAGRVFKGWNEGKIYFAPTYKYSFNSDAYAGETATSKKKRRTPAWCDRILWRGDGIMQLSYYRGESRFSDHRPVCGTFVVEVEVLNQRTKRRSSNADMRIGAEELLPTGKGTARNVTLPRV; encoded by the exons TCTAAAGTGGCATTATCTCCCCCCTTAAGAACACTTTCAG AAGTTAGGAGCATGCGTCTCAGCCATTTCCTTGCCCAATCTTCAAATAACACTACAACTGAACCCATCAG AATATTTGTTTCCACCTGGAATGTTGGAGGAAAAACCCCTACTGCTGCATTGAACCTTGACGATTTTCTTCCACCCGATGACAAGTCAGATATTTATGTTTTGGG TTTTCAGGAAATTGTTCCCCTCAATGCTGGTAATGTGCTTGTCATAGAAGACAATGAACCAGCTGCTAGATGGCTTGTTCTTATAAACCAAGCACTAAACCGACCAGCTGACGTTGATGCCAACGTCTTTCAGCATGAGCCGTCTCCTTCTGTtgattcttcttcctctcgagCTTCATCAAGTCTTGATACATCATTCTCTGACCTATCAAAAACAGCAAGTGGTGCCGCAATCTTCCAAAAGTCCTTGCTAAAAGCGATTAGCAAATCTTTCATGCCAGTCCGCAGAAAACAACTTAAGGCCTGCAATTGCCCGGTAGAAATGACCAAAACATCCTACAGGGATGCTTGCTTTCGGTGCCCAAAAGCCTATGCAGATGAGACGGATTCCTCtgaagaggatgaagaagaggaagtGAAAGACAAAGAGAAATCAAGGGACTCTTATGGCTCTGTGACCGATGGAATTAGTTCTGCTCCTGCTGCAAGGGATCAACTAAAATATAATCTCATAGTGTGCAAACAAATGGTTGGCATTTTTGTTACTGTGTGGGTGAAAAAAGAACTAGTACAGCATATTGGCCATCTAAGAAAATCTTGCATAGGGCGCGGAATTCTGGGCTGTCTTGGAAACAAG GGATGTATATCAGTAAGCATGACACTGCACCAGACGAGCTTTTGTTTCGTCTGCAGCCATTTGGCTTCAGGCCAGAAAGAAGGTGATGAATTCAGGAGAAATTCGGATGTTCTAGAGATACTGAGGCTCACAATGTTTTCTAGGATTTGTCGGAGATCTGGAAGAAAAATCCCAGAGAAAATTCTTGAACATGA CAAGGTGATATGGCTCGGGGATCTGAACTACCGCATTGCACTGAGCTATGCGGACACCAAGAAACTTTTGATGGAAAATAATTGGGATGCCCTTTTTGAAAAGGATCAG CTTAAAATTGAACGAGATGCTGGGCGAGTTTTTAAGGGTTGGAATGAAGGGAAGATATATTTTGCTCCAACGTACAAGTACTCATTTAACTCAGATGCTTATGCTGGTGAGACTGCAACATCAAAGAAAAAGAGGAGAACACCAGCATG GTGTGATAGAATATTGTGGCGTGGGGATGGTATCATGCAATTATCCTACTACCGTGGAGAGTCTAGATTTTCTGACCATCGTCCAGTTTGTGGAACCTTCGTTGTTGAGGTCGAGGTACTTAACCAAAGGACAAAGAGGCGCTCATCAAATGCTGACATGAGAATTGGTGCTGAAGAGCTCTTACCAACGGGCAAGG GCACTGCACGAAATGTGACCTTGCCTAGAGTATGA
- the LOC120673452 gene encoding type I inositol polyphosphate 5-phosphatase 10-like isoform X1, whose product MASTGGEKMKGCGPKLFNAKGKKAAKSTDNRSCHAAEPGPSSSKVALSPPLRTLSEVRSMRLSHFLAQSSNNTTTEPIRIFVSTWNVGGKTPTAALNLDDFLPPDDKSDIYVLGFQEIVPLNAGNVLVIEDNEPAARWLVLINQALNRPADVDANVFQHEPSPSVDSSSSRASSSLDTSFSDLSKTASGAAIFQKSLLKAISKSFMPVRRKQLKACNCPVEMTKTSYRDACFRCPKAYADETDSSEEDEEEEVKDKEKSRDSYGSVTDGISSAPAARDQLKYNLIVCKQMVGIFVTVWVKKELVQHIGHLRKSCIGRGILGCLGNKGCISVSMTLHQTSFCFVCSHLASGQKEGDEFRRNSDVLEILRLTMFSRICRRSGRKIPEKILEHDKVIWLGDLNYRIALSYADTKKLLMENNWDALFEKDQLKIERDAGRVFKGWNEGKIYFAPTYKYSFNSDAYAGETATSKKKRRTPAWCDRILWRGDGIMQLSYYRGESRFSDHRPVCGTFVVEVEVLNQRTKRRSSNADMRIGAEELLPTGKGKGTARNVTLPRV is encoded by the exons TCTAAAGTGGCATTATCTCCCCCCTTAAGAACACTTTCAG AAGTTAGGAGCATGCGTCTCAGCCATTTCCTTGCCCAATCTTCAAATAACACTACAACTGAACCCATCAG AATATTTGTTTCCACCTGGAATGTTGGAGGAAAAACCCCTACTGCTGCATTGAACCTTGACGATTTTCTTCCACCCGATGACAAGTCAGATATTTATGTTTTGGG TTTTCAGGAAATTGTTCCCCTCAATGCTGGTAATGTGCTTGTCATAGAAGACAATGAACCAGCTGCTAGATGGCTTGTTCTTATAAACCAAGCACTAAACCGACCAGCTGACGTTGATGCCAACGTCTTTCAGCATGAGCCGTCTCCTTCTGTtgattcttcttcctctcgagCTTCATCAAGTCTTGATACATCATTCTCTGACCTATCAAAAACAGCAAGTGGTGCCGCAATCTTCCAAAAGTCCTTGCTAAAAGCGATTAGCAAATCTTTCATGCCAGTCCGCAGAAAACAACTTAAGGCCTGCAATTGCCCGGTAGAAATGACCAAAACATCCTACAGGGATGCTTGCTTTCGGTGCCCAAAAGCCTATGCAGATGAGACGGATTCCTCtgaagaggatgaagaagaggaagtGAAAGACAAAGAGAAATCAAGGGACTCTTATGGCTCTGTGACCGATGGAATTAGTTCTGCTCCTGCTGCAAGGGATCAACTAAAATATAATCTCATAGTGTGCAAACAAATGGTTGGCATTTTTGTTACTGTGTGGGTGAAAAAAGAACTAGTACAGCATATTGGCCATCTAAGAAAATCTTGCATAGGGCGCGGAATTCTGGGCTGTCTTGGAAACAAG GGATGTATATCAGTAAGCATGACACTGCACCAGACGAGCTTTTGTTTCGTCTGCAGCCATTTGGCTTCAGGCCAGAAAGAAGGTGATGAATTCAGGAGAAATTCGGATGTTCTAGAGATACTGAGGCTCACAATGTTTTCTAGGATTTGTCGGAGATCTGGAAGAAAAATCCCAGAGAAAATTCTTGAACATGA CAAGGTGATATGGCTCGGGGATCTGAACTACCGCATTGCACTGAGCTATGCGGACACCAAGAAACTTTTGATGGAAAATAATTGGGATGCCCTTTTTGAAAAGGATCAG CTTAAAATTGAACGAGATGCTGGGCGAGTTTTTAAGGGTTGGAATGAAGGGAAGATATATTTTGCTCCAACGTACAAGTACTCATTTAACTCAGATGCTTATGCTGGTGAGACTGCAACATCAAAGAAAAAGAGGAGAACACCAGCATG GTGTGATAGAATATTGTGGCGTGGGGATGGTATCATGCAATTATCCTACTACCGTGGAGAGTCTAGATTTTCTGACCATCGTCCAGTTTGTGGAACCTTCGTTGTTGAGGTCGAGGTACTTAACCAAAGGACAAAGAGGCGCTCATCAAATGCTGACATGAGAATTGGTGCTGAAGAGCTCTTACCAACGGGCAAGGGTAAAG GCACTGCACGAAATGTGACCTTGCCTAGAGTATGA